The Suncus etruscus isolate mSunEtr1 chromosome 14, mSunEtr1.pri.cur, whole genome shotgun sequence genome contains a region encoding:
- the LOC126028318 gene encoding uncharacterized protein LOC126028318, with amino-acid sequence MAQPASGRKSERAGGERAEGEASAAGTPDGTGRDAPRGVSTRRDDGDGDAARRPAPPRLDAGRAPPGHARSAWPRPLYDQPGFPRTSGPAPFLPSHAHYLIHRSGPDSGLPWPRPDFKPGPAHDGQPRFTRTSAPPHPGLPWPRLSRPTTPTATEQLHFLRTSGPAPSCLAPPSPASPLYPPREPRPGQPWLRPSCLARMYSPASCPASRLRGSRLPQAGPALSPCPVLGSRGAPPAQPSPALGSGPSPRSSESLSLPSGWKGARHPSPLKTKPKQAGPGGCR; translated from the exons ATGGCGCAGCCGGCCTCAGGGAGGAAGAGCGAGCGGGCGGGCGGCGAGCGCGCAGAAGGGGAAGCGAGCGCGGCGGGGACGccggacgggacgggacgggacgcgCCGCGGGGGGTCTCGAC GAGGCGGGACGACGGCGACGGCGACGCGGCCCGTCGCCCCGCCCCGCCGAGGCTTGACGCTGGCCGCGCCCCGCCTGGCCACGCCCGCAGCGCGTGGCCACGCCCACTTTACGACCAGCCTGGCTTTCCCCGAACGTCGGGCCCCGCCCCCTTCTTGCCTAGCCACGCCCACTACCTCATCCACAGGTCCGGTCCCGATTCCGGCCTGCCGTGGCCCCGCCCCGACTTCAAGCCTGGCCCCGCCCACGACGGCCAGCCCCGCTTTACCCGAACGTCGGCCCCCCCCCATCCCGGCCTGCCGTGGCCCCGCCTTTCTCGCCCGACCACGCCCACGGCGACCGAGCAGCTCCACTTTCTCCGAACGTCGGGCCCCGCCCCGTCTTGTTTGGCCCCGCCCTCTCCAGCCAGCCCTCTTTACCCACCTAGAGAGCCACGGCCCGGCCAGCCTTGGCTCCGCCCCTCTTGCCTGGCCCGGATGTACAGCCCCGCCTCCTGTCCCGCCTCTCGCCTCCGTGGGAGTCGGCTCCCACAAGCAGGCCCTGCCCTCTCTCCCTGCCCAGTCCTCGGGTCCCGGGGTGCCCCGCCCGCCCAGCCCAGTCCAGCCCTGGGGTCGGGCCCCTCCCCCAGATCGAGCGAGAGCCTCTCGCTTCCCTCGGGTTGGAAAGGCGCCCGGCACCCCAGTCCCCTGAAAACGAAGCCCAAACAGGCCGGCCCTGGGGGGTGTCGCTAG